A single region of the Lotus japonicus ecotype B-129 chromosome 4, LjGifu_v1.2 genome encodes:
- the LOC130710845 gene encoding uncharacterized protein LOC130710845: MALWQLGASWLGVDLGTTTAPKDHLFKFKIGWNNTQKRISLTVWLAIIWTLWIGRNSLVFRGNQFNYEEALDQVKRHSWTWMNANVKDFCYSFYEWHSNPLACIQGLC, encoded by the coding sequence ATGGCTCTTTGGCAACTTGGTGCTAGCTGGCTTGGGGTGGATCTTGGTACCACAACTGCTCCTAAGGATCATCTCTTCAAGTTCAAAATTGGCTGGAATAACACCCAGAAGCGCATTTCATTGACTGTGTGGTTAGCAATTATTTGGACACTTTGGATTGGAAGGAACTCACTTGTGTTTAGAGGAAATCAATTTAACTATGAAGAGGCTCTTGATCAAGTTAAACGACATTCATGGACTTGGATGAATGCCAATGTCAAGGATTTTTGCTATTCTTTTTATGAGTGGCATTCTAACCCTCTGGCTTGTATTCAAGGACTTTGTTGA
- the LOC130714425 gene encoding E3 ubiquitin-protein ligase SINA-like 10 — MVIISLGGSDDGEGPSNPTQKRRRVEPDEEEEEEQEQGQQSQPQAFEMEEDPEIATTQEVDHNNDGNGEAEDSNGVSGYSAARERERSVPVIITDPDVLDCCICYEPLSVPVFQCENGHVACSSCCARLRNKCPMCLMPIGYNRCRAMEKLLESIKISCLNAKYGCKEVFSYSMKSDHEKECVYIPILCPHTDCDFVASSKELSLHVSHRHVGSGVQFTYDKFITVFLNTDQKEIVLQEQNDAHLFIVHNKLELLGNTVHISCIGPKSMAGFHYDILARSRGSTLILQSVTKIIQAIGHASSSVFLLIPSKFFGCGQLKLDIRIKSQH, encoded by the exons atGGTGATAATCTCGCTTGGTGGTtccgatgatggtgaaggaccAAGCAACCCGACCCAGAAGCGACGTAGAGTAGAACCAGacgaagaggaggaagaagaacaagaacaagGGCAACAATCACAACCACAAGCCTTTGAAATGGAAGAAGACCCTGAAATTGCGACCACCCAAGAAGTAGATCACAACAACGATGGAAATGGAGAAGCTGAAGACTCGAACGGTGTCTCAGGATACAGTGCTGCcagggagagggagaggtctGTTCCTGTCATAATTACTGACCCTGATGTTCTTGATTGTTGCATTTGCTATGAGCCCTTGAGTGTTCCTGTCTTTCAG TGTGAGAATGGGCATGTTGCTTGCTCTAGTTGCTGTGCCAGACTCAGGAACAAGTGTCCCATGTGCTTGATGCCCATTGGCTATAACCGTTGCCGAGCTATGGAGAAGTTGCTGGAATCTATTAAAATATCATGTCTGAATGCAAAATATGGCTGTAAAGAGGTGTTTAGTTACAGTATGAAAAGTGACCATGAGAAGGAATGCGTCTATATCCCGATTTTATGCCCGCATACAGATTGTGACTTTGTTGCCTCATCGAAGGAGTTATCCCTCCACGTCAGCCATAGACATGTAGGCTCTGGAGTACAGTTTACATATGATAAATTTATCACTGTCTTTCTAAATACTGACCAAAAAGAAATTGTTCTCCAAGAGCAAAATGATGCTCATCTGTTCATTGTTCACAATAAACTTGAGCTTCTGGGGAACACAGTCCATATTAGTTGCATTGGCCCTAAATCTATGGCAGGGTTTCATTATGATATCTTGGCTAGGTCTCGAGGAAGCACTCTAATATTGCAATCTGTTACCAAGATCATTCAAGCCATTGGCCATGCTTCTTCAAGTGTGTTCCTTTTGATTCCATCCAAGTTTTTTGGTTGTGGACAGCTCAAACTAGATATTCGCATAAAGTCACAACATTAA
- the LOC130712019 gene encoding uncharacterized protein LOC130712019, which yields MKSVSGIYRQKKKNPAPTKSSKKQPPSRAATTAVPQTPALPDLQDESNGNEAVLRQFDLNMAYGPCIGMPRLARWERAQKLGLNPPQEIERLLKSGKVQAESLWNGCI from the exons ATGAAGTCAGTTTCAGGAATCTacaggcagaagaagaagaaccccgCCCCCACCAAATCTTCCAAGAAACAACCACCGTCacgcgccgccaccaccgccgtgCCCCAAACACCGGCCCTCCCCGATCTCCAAG ATGAAAGCAATGGAAACGAGGCGGTGCTGCGTCAATTCGATCTGAACATGGCCTACGGGCCTTGCATCGGCATGCCGAGGCTCGCACGGTGGGAGCGTGCCCAGAAGCTAGGGTTGAACCCTCCCCAGGAAATCGAGAGGCTCTTGAAGTCTGGTAAAGTTCAAGCAGAATCGTTATGGAATGGTTGTATTTAG
- the LOC130716238 gene encoding LRR receptor-like serine/threonine-protein kinase FLS2, whose protein sequence is MATISATLCYLLVPIILSSCHTTLCATVVEDLKNLHHPPDFNTTIMSNCLKNPSLRYCSSNPMDLDEIFKYTIVASHLCNESKNPNCVETFPKVDLRNRPNIAPLYLSFSFFWKYCPLTILSIDLSNNSMKGGFPIDVLNCTQIHSLDLSFNQLSGDIPIESFSPLTNLTFLNLSYNCFSESELSNSQFFKRFNASSFLHSGAVPDHKRFTVKIIILLVGFPIFVVLMVIFFGWLCFQRPDFLPRAFKRSRRFTPAILKAITSGFSNQNLVGKSDVVHIYKGILRDGTEVKIEMYFDDMSRERYKEFVEECKVLCELDHKNIVRVIGWCRSRKFRAIVTDWTEEENIEMWLSGSAPPWNHRLKVLMGVVECMLYLQEEWPEVDYELKTSSVLVSEYLEPLISRFKVEEQNSSRRKICKFGVFLLEMMIIRRDQEEFDGGDAGFIRFIRTLHPEDLYEMIDERMEVTETTLNQVKQVLSLGLMCIAIDQSNSEQPSLAQIFNTLSRAYNANQKVFHGDRVKGHKHIQFR, encoded by the exons ATGGCCACCATATCTGCAACATTATGCTACCTCTTAGTTCCAATAATTTTATCTTCATGCCACACAACATTATGTGCAACAGTGGTGGAAGATCTCAAAAACTTGCACCACCCCCCAGATTTCAACACTACAATCATGAGCAACTGTCTCAAGAACCCATCTCTTAGATACTGCAGTTCCAACCCCATGGACCTTGATGAAATATTCAAATACACTATTGTTGCTAGCCATTTATGCAATGAGTCAAAGAACCCCAATTGTGTTGAAACATTCCCCAAAGTTGATCTCAGAAACCGCCCGAATATCGCGCCTCTTTACTTGTCATTCAGTTTCTTTTGGAAGTACTGTCCCTTGACCATTCTCTCCATTGATTTGTCCAACAACTCCATGAAGGGTGGTTTTCCAATTGATGTTCTCAACTGCACTCAAATCCATTCTCTTGACTTAAGTTTCAATCAACTTTCTGGTGACATTCCAATTGAAAGTTTCTCTCCCCTTACCAACCTCACCTTTCTGAACCTCTCCTATAATTGCTTTTCAGAGAGTGAATTATCAAATTCCCAATTCTTCAAAAGGTTTAATGCTTCTAGTTTTCTTCATTCTGGTGCTGTCCCAGATCACAAAAGGTTCACAGTGAAAATAATCATTCTACTAGTTGGTTTTCCCATctttgttgttttgatggtgATTTTCTTTGGATGGCTTTGTTTCCAAAGGCCTGATTTTCTACCAAGAGCATTTAAAAGAAGTAGGAGGTTTACACCAGCAATTCTGAAAGCAATTACTTCTGGTTTTTCGAATCAAAATTTGGTGGGGAAGAGTGATGTTGTTCACATATACAAAGGGATCTTGAGAGATGGTACTGAAGTGAAGATTGAGATGTACTTTGATGACATGTCAAGGGAAAGATATAAAGAATTTGTTGAAGAGTGTAAGGTTCTGTGTGAGCTGGACCACAAGAACATTGTTAGAGTTATAGGATGGTGCAGAAGCAGGAAATTCAGGGCTATTGTTACAGATTGgacagaagaagaaaatattgAAATGTGGTTATCAGGGTCTGCTCCACCATGGAATCATAGGCTGAAAGTGTTGATGGGAGTTGTGGAATGCATGCTCTATCTGCAGGAGGAATGGCCTGAAGTTGACTATGAACTCAAGACAAGTAGTGTTTTAGTATCGGAGTATTTGGAACCATTAATTTCAAGGTTCAAAGTTGAAGAGCAAAACAGCAGTAGAAGGA AGATATGCAAGTTTGGGGTGTTTCTTCTAGAGATGATGATAATCAGGAGGGATCAAGAGGAGTTTGATGGTGGTGATGCTGGATTCATTAGGTTCATAAGAACCCTTCATCCTGAAGACTTGTATGAGATGATTGATGAGAGAATGGAAGTTACTGAAACAACTTTAAATCAAGTTAAACAGGTGCTATCCCTTGGACTAATGTGCATAGCCATAGACCAATCAAACAGTGAACAACCAAGTTTAGCCCAGATATTTAATACTCTATCAAGAGCCTACAACGCAAATCAAAAAGTATTTCATGGAGATAGAGTTAAGGGACACAAGCACATTCAATTCAGATAA